The genomic DNA gtgaagaagaaacagcagcTTATTGCAGGACTCAGGactcacctgatccagccctaagtATATACTTTGCCAAAGAGGAACATTTTAGGCCTGATCTAATGACAGTTTTTACAGTTAACACCACCACATGAGATGTGATTAAAGCCcagactttcattttaattcagtGGGTTTAACAAAAGTAAACCATTTAACAGTTACAGCCATTTATGTCACTGTGCCTACTGAAACACACGTTGAGCAGTCGTTCACTGATATTGCTATCACATGTAATGAAACCTTCTTCAAAGTCATTTAGGTAtgtttctctctttatttttttttcacaatttcAACTTGTCAGAATATCAGCCTTGTAATTGATGCTGCAGAGCTTGTCCGAGTAGCATCTTAGTTCACTGTGGTTTTCATTTCATTCCtttttacaataataataataataataataataataattctgttAATTTGCAACCAGTTGGCATTTATTCCAGTACCTGAAAAAACTAAGGAGGCTGAGAACGTCATCTACTGAAATAAGATTGTATTGTTTATGAGCACATGACTTTCAGTCCTTACAGTTACTTATTTTCAATGTACATTTTCTAAGAGCATTATGAATTTGTTCCCTGATCAGATCTTCCCTGAAGCCAACATGAATGAAGAGTCAGATTATCCTGAAGACTTTGTTTATAGGAGGGAGCGTCTTCCCTCTATTGTTGTGGAGCCCACAGACCACAGTGAACAGGAGAGTGGGGAACTGCGCTGGCCTTTGGGATGTCCTATGGGCAGCAATGTGGAGGAAGAACTTGATGACAACAGAAGTGCTGATCAAATGACAGAGAGCTCTGTGGATggacagcagcaggaggacaaggaagaaaggTAAAGAGCAGATAATTATAATTTCCAGCACTGAGTCTGGGTCCTGGGAACAGCCATGGAAGCAGAGGAATCTGCTCCCTGAGAAATCAAGGCGCTTCATACAACTTGCCTCTTTAACCCAAGCACTTTTTTCATAAGTACTTACTATCTAACATTTATTCTCTATTGCAGTGGTTTCCAAACAGTTTTTGCTAGGTCtctgttttacaagaaaatcccactgcggtttatttcacacctcacaCCTTTTGTAAACAATGAAACTAATAAAAGTAAACTGCAACAAATTACAGGTTGGAGTAAAATAAACTACTACCtcttttaaataacagaaaaacaaaccatcttTATGGTGCCATTATTTTGcatgtggttgttttttttcttaccatgTACTAATATTCAATACTGCTATCAAGTGATGCaatatacatttttcaaaaaatgcctctcagtgcaaaatgggtttaaaaacataaacaactgttgGAATCTGTTGGTCCATGATGGGGACAGCCCAGCGTGTGCTCCCAACGCAGGGGAAACAATTTCTGCCAAAgttgcaggtgaagccaaaagCAAGATATCCTTCATCATATTTTccagtctttggcttggaaggaagttggtttggaagaATATTTGGTGATGCTTCATCTTCCACTTTGCCCCGTCTATTATGCTATCAATGTccaagcattcttttttttgttcatacCATGCCGCCCTTGCAATGGCTGTGcgcccacactttgggaaccactgctctaaTGGACGCACTGTAGTGcagcttggggttagtatcttgtccAACGATATTTGACATGCAGATTGGAGcagccaggaatcaaaccactAGCATTCTAACTAGTAGATGACCGCCTCTAACTCCTGACGTACAGCCACCCCAAACAAGAACCGCTCCCTGAAAAAGCGAGGTGCTCTCACTTGGTGTTGGCTCTCTCTGCGCTGCAACATTTTGGATAAAACTACAGGCTTTTCACAGTTTTTAGCACAACCTGATAATAatgtatgttgttgttgttcttcccTTTTTAATCACTGGGATAGAATTTAAGAGATAAttcgcaaatggaagaaagcaaatatttgtttaatatgcatatttagggacatatcctggtcaagaACAACTTTCCTCACAGTCTGGTTAGACACcctgtttataagatttttaAGGTGAAGTACAATCATTTTAGTTTGATCTCActttagaagcagaaagttagcggccatccaggtctttatgtctttaagacattcctgcagtttaactaattgatgtgtgttacctggcttcatggatagatagagctgcgtgtcacctgcgtagcagtgaaaatgtatgctatgtcttctaatgatgctgcctaagggaagcatgtataatgtaaatagaattggtcctagcaccgaaccctgtggaacaccataattgaccttagtgggtgaagaggactctccatttacatgaacaaactggagtctattagatagatatgatacaaaccactgcagtgcagtacctgtaatacctacagcatgttctaatcgctctaataggatattatgatcaacagtattgaacgctgcactgaggtctagcaggacaagcacagagatgagtccactgtcagaggccataagaagatcatttgtaaccttcactaaagctgtttctgtgctgtgatgagctctgaaacctgactgaaactcttcaaataagccattcctctgcagatgatctgttagctgtttgacaactactctttcaaggatgtttgatatgaaaggaaggttggagattggcctataattagctaagactgctgggtctagagatgctttttaagtaaaggtttaactacagccagcttgaaggcctgtggtacatagccgattattagagataggttgatcagatttaagactgaagcattaattaatagcaggacttctttgagcaggaatggggtctaacagacacgttgatggtttggaggaagtaattattgaagttaactcaaaaagatcaattggagaaaaagactcttaataaatgtaaatagtGTTAGCTGTAAATAGCTATAGGTCTGTGGGATGGTTATGAATATTTTcctctaatggttaaaattgtATTTGTGAAGAAATTAATGAAATCATCACTAATTAaggttaaatgaatgaatgatgaattGTAATATTTCCTAGGTTTACGGAgagctgcttttttttaaaacaaacaaacaaacaaactaatttCCAAGGCTAAATGAAggttttctatatttttatatatattatatttttttatatttttctataaGGTTTTctatttcctctccagcttatggGTAATCCGCTTTAAGTTCCATCTTTGTGAGTTAGACCAGAGGGGAAAAGACACTTTTGATTTTAGCATGTCTTTttataatataattttttttactatGCAACGTCTTTAAGGCACAGGTGGATCACAAAGTAAATTTGTAAACCTgaataaaaaatacagttagaATTTAGCTATGTGGAGGAAATGAATGTGAAGATTTTTAGTTCCTGTATCAAGTCAGTTAACCATTTCCAATTTTTATTTCGTAGCTCCGTTGCCAGGAAGTCTTCTATTGGCCCATCCCAGACTCAACTGTCTCTCATCCGGCTCACTCCGCCCACCTCGCCCACCACCCCTGATGCTGCCCCACCATGCCTGAGGAACTGAAGCAGTACAAGCATTAAAATATACTGTGTGTAACGTTTTTCATGGATTTCTGTTATTGTTGAGTAATATTTTACTACCTTGTTAAATAAATTAAGAAAattataaaaaattattttataacCACAGTACTTTTATCCTTCTTGGATTGCGAAGAAATGCCAAATTTTCACATACATTGTCTGATTTTGGTCAGAATTCAAAATTCAAaatttcattattaaagtatATGCTGTTACGACGAGTCCTTTGctactaaaaaataaaataattgaatgtagattttttcttttaataatttGCTTCCTTCTGTAATAGTTCTGTAGTTGTGTGCACCTTCCTGTTTTGCATTGCCAGGTCAGTAAGGATGATTACGGTATAACAATAAaggtgggggttttttgttttttgtttttaaatgtttttacatgTATCCATAAACTGGAcatttatggcaggaagtgcaCTGACTAAATCCTGTGCTGACAAATGATGGTAATCATAAAGTCAAGTCCACCTTTTAAATTCACAAATTTAAATTGAAGGTTTATGAAAAACTATTTTAAGACTTTCAGATGCTAAACATTTACCTAAAAGATACAGACATATTTCCCCTTCAACTTTTCTGGCTGTGTGCAATGACAGTTTAACAAGTCAAGTTCATATCCACTAGTCTCATCCTAGAGTTTTAACTTTTACTCTGTCGCTCATATTTACAGAGCCTAGCAAGTTACTGCACTTGCCATGTTGTTATAGTAGCTGTCCTCTAGAGGGAAGCAAAGGAACACGCATAACTGGTATCGTTTCATGGGACAACACTGAAGATATGACTTTGATGCAATGTAAAGTAGTCGGTGTACAGCTTGTGTAAcagtgtcttgatgcatgctcaatcatccaggtaagtaaatcccaaaaagttgattctgttcatccggacgatttcagtgggagaaatgtttcatcatcatccaggtgacttcttcagtctcagctgactgcaggtttccaaacttataaacagcacatttgcacaatgactgaaactagcaccactgaatgaacaatggctgggaggtcagtttatgatcattaatatgcaaactgtcatgaccattgataaacaaccactgatcaaagcccactgacTTAATTTACTACAAGATTAAATAATTTAAGTTATGAAATtgtgtttaatatttttatatctacTCAGTTACCTTAGTGCAATCAAAAAGATCGACCCTCTGTGTAAGTGAACCCAAAGACTATTAGAGAAGCTTCTCTGTTCTTTTCCACTACATTTTATTCGGTCCCTTTTCTGTGCATTTTACCTCTCTTCAcctccccctttctctctctctgtttctgtggTTGTGTTACAACAGCAAGGTACACAAAACAAATATACTGGAAACTGTACTGCTGAGCAACAACAGCTTTATTGAATGGACCCCAACTCCTGTATCTTGTTGTCAAATTCTCAAGTGAAACAAGGACAGGACCCTTAACCACTGACCACCAAGTAGGTTGGTTCAGATATTTCATGATGATTTCCAGCTGTTTTCACTATTATTCTTCCATTACCAGTGCCTTaatgatctttttctttttctttttttttttagatgtagGGGAAAGGTGGATTGAAATAGCTTTCATAAACAAATGAATGACCTTTCATGGCCAAACCAGATGAGGTTTGACTCCATCAAATAAATACTTCAAATGAGGGGAGAGAAAACaagggaagtaaaactaaaaacaagacATGCAGAGCAGCAATCACCTGAATGGGGAAACAagattaatttaaatttgtgtATAAAGTAAAACAATTAAACATATTGGAACACATTTGAATGTTTAATCTTTATGattagaaataaagaaataattcaCTGGGGGTGGATAGTATAGTCTGAGTACGGCGCCTCCAACCCCTCACCTAAACTGTTGAAAATGGAGTGTGTATTTTTTGGGGTGAATACTCTAAATAACATTAGCCATATCATATCAGTATAACTAACCACATATATTCTCTGTCTATATTTACAGTAATAAGGGTAAGCTAATTAAAGTCAACTTCTTCTTTGTCGTTATCGAGGGATGAAATAGAAAGTTTCCAGCAGTGCCTAGTGTCGAAGATTAAAAGTC from Oreochromis niloticus isolate F11D_XX linkage group LG10, O_niloticus_UMD_NMBU, whole genome shotgun sequence includes the following:
- the si:ch1073-303d10.1 gene encoding uncharacterized protein si:ch1073-303d10.1 isoform X1 gives rise to the protein MSCIPASHSQVESQMEECPVQRRGSRAYQIFPEANMNEESDYPEDFVYRRERLPSIVVEPTDHSEQESGELRWPLGCPMGSNVEEELDDNRSADQMTESSVDGQQQEDKEESSVARKSSIGPSQTQLSLIRLTPPTSPTTPDAAPPCLRN
- the si:ch1073-303d10.1 gene encoding protein LBH isoform X2; translation: MEECPVQRRGSRAYQIFPEANMNEESDYPEDFVYRRERLPSIVVEPTDHSEQESGELRWPLGCPMGSNVEEELDDNRSADQMTESSVDGQQQEDKEESSVARKSSIGPSQTQLSLIRLTPPTSPTTPDAAPPCLRN
- the si:ch1073-303d10.1 gene encoding uncharacterized protein si:ch1073-303d10.1 isoform X3 — translated: MNEESDYPEDFVYRRERLPSIVVEPTDHSEQESGELRWPLGCPMGSNVEEELDDNRSADQMTESSVDGQQQEDKEESSVARKSSIGPSQTQLSLIRLTPPTSPTTPDAAPPCLRN